The Aquicella siphonis DNA segment AGCATGGGATCATCCAACATACTCGCAAGCGCGATACGGGAATCCCGGATAGCTTTTCTCATATCGAATGCCTGCTTGAGCCGGGCATCCACCGCGCCAGTCCCCCATACAGGCCCGGAAAAATAATGAGCCTGAAAACCGCGGGAAAACGCAGCCATCACCTCTCGCTCTTCCTGGCTGGCAAACAGTTCAGACCATTCCGAAAACTCCTCCGGCCGGCAGACCGAAAAATATAGCAAATCCCTTATTCGGTAAAGACGCCGCCCCGTCTCAGCAATACCCAGCTTACCCTGCGTTTCTCTTGAAGATTTCATGAGGTCCTTCACAAACTAGATCAAGGTGATCTGATGACAGTTAACACAAATGAAGTGTATGCTCAACCCGGCCCTGGTGCCAGACCTGTAAAACCCCGTCAAAAAGAGAGCGTTCACTGAACTGTGTCAGTCCTTACCCATGACAGGTGAGCGACTGGATTTCAGGATGAAATCCTTAGTCACAAGGATGTGACGTTTGGAGCGAAGCAGTCATGGGTAAGGACTGACACAGTTCAGTGAACGCTCTCGTCAAAAACAGCATAACCTTTTGTTTTAAAATAAAATAAAAACCAAGACCACACTGCCAATACCCAGTAAGGCACGCAAAAGCGCCGTCAGGATATGGTTATATTTTATCCTGCAGCTACAAAAGAAAAAAAATGTGCAAAAAAATGATTGCTCTAACAAAGAACAATGGATAAAATACTTGCTGTATTATGAACGATCCCGGTAAATCGAGGGAAATTATGACTACTGAAACGTTAGAAAGATTACAATCGTCATTTGAGCTGACTCAAAAAAACCAGCCGTTGCATGACAGCGTCCGGCAATCACTCGAGAATTATATTTCTCAACTGAAAGGCCAACTGCCAAGCAACTTATACGAATTGATCCTGGCTGAAGTCGAAGCTCCATTAATGGAAGCTGTGATGGAATATACCAAGGGCAACCAATCTCGTGCGGCTATTGTTTTAGGCTTAAGCCGCGGTACATTGAGAAAGAAACTCAAAATGTACGGTTTGCTTGATTAATCCGCCTCTTGAATTCAGTAGTCCTGCGCAATCTGACAGGACTACTGAATTCATCATTACCCCCCCGCCCCGCGTGAGCAATACCGGCTGCACCCTCACCGATCAACCCTGTTTTTGACAATATAGACATCCCCGCTTCTTTGGGTATATTTGTTTGTGTATAATGACGCAACACAGCGGTTTCCGCCGCCTCAGGCGATGGAGGTGTGTAATGGACAAGCCAAAAAGGATGCGCGAATGAATGCAACAATTAACCCGCAGCAAACCACGACAGAAGGTCAATCGCTCAGCCTTGCGTTAGAGACAGCCGGACAACAGCTTCATTACGACAATGATACAGCGCTCAACAAAATCCAGAACCTCAATGCTTCTTCTCAGCTATTGCTTCCCAGCCGCATCGTCAGTCACAACCCCAAAGCCGGATTAAACCCCATTGTGGATGCAGCCGGTTATCTTTTCTCGGTCATTGGCAAGCTCAAACAAATCAAGACCTATAGACAGCTAAACAAGCTGCAAAGCGAATTGATCCAGGAAATCAACGCATTCCAGGAGTCAGTCAAGACACAAGGATACAGCGCAGAATACGTTATTGTTTGCAAATATATATTATGCGCCACCCTGGATGAAATTATCTGCAACACTCCGTGGGGCGGGCAAGGACAGTGGGATGCTTATTGTCTTCTGGCGGCATACAACCAGGATACACATCATCAGGACAAGTTTTTTACCATTATGGAACGCGCCATCAAGGAGCCGGCGCTCTATATTGATTTAATGGAATTGATGTATTTATGTTTAAGCATGGGATATAAAGGCCAGTATCGCGCCACAGAACACAGCCAATATCAGCTTGAGCAAGTCACCAACAGTCTCTATAAACACATCCGAGCTTACCGAGGCAGTTTTAGTAAAATACTTTCGCCTACGCCTTTTAAAACGCCTAAACCCGCCGCGAAATCAGCATCCCGGCAGCCGATTTCTCTCACGTTTGTCGCCATCATCACCGCCTGTGTCATTATGACCATCTTCGTAAGCTTGGGCTATTTAATGGATGTTATATCAAATGAAGCTTATAAAAATATTGCGCGATTTGGAAACCAGGTTATATACGAAACTCCAAAGTCATGACGCTGTCTATAAAGCACTCGCGCCCGTCGGCGTGTTGTGCCTGACAGCTGAAATGATCTGGCTGGCAGGGCCTTATCTTGCATGGGAAAATTACGCCCCGCTCGCCCAACCTGAAAAGCGCATCTACATTATTCTTTTTATCTTTCTCGCCTGGCTGCTCAAATTCCTGATTATTGATCTCGATGCTCCCAATCCGTTTCAATATAAAAACACCGCCATCCGCAACAAATTAATAGACTTGCAAAACAGGTTCAAAGGCGCGGTTCAATTTTTGAATAAAACCAATGTGACAAAACACGGCAAGCTTGTTAATTTAAGCGATCTGCCCTGGTATTTATTCATAGGTCCGTCACAAGCCGGCAAGACCACCCTGCTGGCCACCTCAGACATCCATTTCATTCTTCAACGTCAATTCCAGAATCAGGACTTGCAAAACATGAGCCCGTCGGAAAGCTGCGATTGGTGGGTGACCCGCGATGCGAGCATCATTGATGTTCCGGGAAAATATCTTTCCGTCAGTCAGGCAGGCGGGAGTCCGGACGCCGGCAGGCAAAGTCACGTCTTGTTATGGCAGTTTTTTTTGCGCATGATCCGGAAACAGCGCGGCAAAAACGGTATCAATGGTATCATTATCGCCTTGCCTGCGCCGGAAATCATGAAGCTCAACGATACCAAGCAATATCATGCCGTGCTGCGCGAACTTTTCCAGCAAATTCATTCCATTCAAAAACAGTTTCCGCAACCCATGCCATGCCAGATCATCATTACAAAATGTGATTTGCTTACAGGTTTCAAAGAGTTTTTCGCCGAATCCAGCAAGGAGGAGCTCACGCAAGCGTGGGGCATCACGCTGTCTTCGTCAAGACACGATGAAAAAATCACAGAATTATTCTCGGTCAGATTCAATGCGCTCATCAAGAAAATCAATCAACAACTGCTTTTCCGCCTGCATCAAGAGCGCAATCCCATGGCCAGGCCTTATATCAAGGATTTTCCTCTTCAGGTGGAGCGCCTGAAGGAATTCATGACGGATTTCATGAAAAAAATCTCCCATGTTCACCGTCAATTACAGGTACAAGGCGTTTATCTAACCAGTGCGATACAACCCGCAGCTGAATCCGACGACAAGATTGTGGACCAGACAGTCAATACGTCCGCACGCGCAGTTCAGATTTTCAAAGAACCCTCCCCATCTTCGCGGGCATATTTTGTCAAACAGTTTCTTGCCCACGGACTGGGGAATGCGCATATGGAACAGGCGCCGCAGCGCCGCAAGACTGAATGGAAGCGCCGGTCCGCATACGCCGTATCCATCATTGCCATTGCCGCGGCCGGGGCATTGCTGGGCAAAAACTTTCAGCAGGGCGTCAGACAGACATATGCCCTTCAGAAAAATCTCTCTGATTATCAACTAAAAATGGCCCAGCTTCATGACCCGGATGAGCATCTGGATGAAACTGTAAAAATGCTGGACTCCCTGCATCAATCCACTGACCAGTCCCGGTTCAAACTGGACTTATCCTATCTGCTGTCATTTTACACCCACAAATCACAACAAAAGGCGAATGCAGTTTACCAGCATGCGCTGGCTACCATTTTCATTCCCGAAATCAGGAATTATTTTGAAGAATATTTACAGATTCCCATCAACAAGGACGCTGACGATGTTTATGCCGTTCTAAAGGCCTACCTGATGATGGGTGACGCAACCTATTTCAATCCTGAGCACATTTCCACAACGCTGTTAAAAATACTGCCCAAGTCCATGCAGAAAAATGAAATGAGTCAATTATCCGATCATCTTCAAACCGCGCTGGGATCAGCCTGGAGTCCCAGCCCGCTCAACACCAAAACGATACAAGGCACGCGAAAATATTTAATCACGCTCCCCAGCCTGAAACTGAGTTATATCATCCTGAAAAACCTGGACAGCAATTACGCCGCGAGCGAAATCAATATCGGCACCAACACCGGCGATAACCAGATTTTCACATTGCAGCAAATTTCGAACCAGATTCCCGCCATGTTCACGGCAAAATCCTTTGCCTCAATTATCTCCCAGGAATCCATTCTCGCGGCGCAAGAAGCTACCGCGGGCAACTGGGTGCTGGGGCACAGTCCCGAAATCAATAAAAACCTCGCCCTGGCCACTCCTTTAATCGAACAACTGCGCACCACTTACATCAATAATTACGTGGATGTGTGGGAAAGCCTGCTGGCGAACATCCATCTGGCCTCGCCGTCTGATCTTGGCCAGACGGACGCCATGATTGTCAATCTGATCAGTAACGATTCTCCATTGCTGCAATTGCTGCAGACCTTGCACGATAACACGTATTTTGAGCCCATTGTTTCTTCCAGTCCCAAATTGCAGAATCTGGGTTTGCTGGTGGAAAAAAACACCGCGTCACAAAATCTGCTTTACGAAATATTCGCGGGCCTGCAATCCCTGCACCACTACCTGCAAGCCGTGCTG contains these protein-coding regions:
- the tssM gene encoding type VI secretion system membrane subunit TssM, which codes for MKLIKILRDLETRLYTKLQSHDAVYKALAPVGVLCLTAEMIWLAGPYLAWENYAPLAQPEKRIYIILFIFLAWLLKFLIIDLDAPNPFQYKNTAIRNKLIDLQNRFKGAVQFLNKTNVTKHGKLVNLSDLPWYLFIGPSQAGKTTLLATSDIHFILQRQFQNQDLQNMSPSESCDWWVTRDASIIDVPGKYLSVSQAGGSPDAGRQSHVLLWQFFLRMIRKQRGKNGINGIIIALPAPEIMKLNDTKQYHAVLRELFQQIHSIQKQFPQPMPCQIIITKCDLLTGFKEFFAESSKEELTQAWGITLSSSRHDEKITELFSVRFNALIKKINQQLLFRLHQERNPMARPYIKDFPLQVERLKEFMTDFMKKISHVHRQLQVQGVYLTSAIQPAAESDDKIVDQTVNTSARAVQIFKEPSPSSRAYFVKQFLAHGLGNAHMEQAPQRRKTEWKRRSAYAVSIIAIAAAGALLGKNFQQGVRQTYALQKNLSDYQLKMAQLHDPDEHLDETVKMLDSLHQSTDQSRFKLDLSYLLSFYTHKSQQKANAVYQHALATIFIPEIRNYFEEYLQIPINKDADDVYAVLKAYLMMGDATYFNPEHISTTLLKILPKSMQKNEMSQLSDHLQTALGSAWSPSPLNTKTIQGTRKYLITLPSLKLSYIILKNLDSNYAASEINIGTNTGDNQIFTLQQISNQIPAMFTAKSFASIISQESILAAQEATAGNWVLGHSPEINKNLALATPLIEQLRTTYINNYVDVWESLLANIHLASPSDLGQTDAMIVNLISNDSPLLQLLQTLHDNTYFEPIVSSSPKLQNLGLLVEKNTASQNLLYEIFAGLQSLHHYLQAVLGAENEKKAAFDAVSSRMLSRGTPDAITQLRIIAEKSPEPVKFWLAQIANDSWTFLMQDAGKYLDTSWQNKVMHFYRTDIANRYPFSTTTDQEVEVSQFARFFGKSGVVLSFYNQYLQPFVDTSTQDWHWKKIDGNTLPFSEDTLRQIQHAMRIHRTFFPNGDNQIHVQFDLQPYKFGKLVKTVKLNINNKQFVDNSDNLKNTHSIAWPAESRRNMTSIQLILTNNETITRKYPGSWGWFKLINQSFENMISKKELLINLSLNEHTAKYILSTEGQNNPFLSLNLRHFRLPQQLTNEKA
- the fis gene encoding DNA-binding transcriptional regulator Fis encodes the protein MTTETLERLQSSFELTQKNQPLHDSVRQSLENYISQLKGQLPSNLYELILAEVEAPLMEAVMEYTKGNQSRAAIVLGLSRGTLRKKLKMYGLLD
- the icmH gene encoding type IVB secretion system protein IcmH/DotU gives rise to the protein MNATINPQQTTTEGQSLSLALETAGQQLHYDNDTALNKIQNLNASSQLLLPSRIVSHNPKAGLNPIVDAAGYLFSVIGKLKQIKTYRQLNKLQSELIQEINAFQESVKTQGYSAEYVIVCKYILCATLDEIICNTPWGGQGQWDAYCLLAAYNQDTHHQDKFFTIMERAIKEPALYIDLMELMYLCLSMGYKGQYRATEHSQYQLEQVTNSLYKHIRAYRGSFSKILSPTPFKTPKPAAKSASRQPISLTFVAIITACVIMTIFVSLGYLMDVISNEAYKNIARFGNQVIYETPKS